Sequence from the Corallococcus soli genome:
GGAGCCCCAGCGCGCCGCTCTTGAACTGCCCCATCAGCACCGCGCCGTCGTCCACCGCGTAGTCGTGCACGCGCCGCTGCGTCATCGCGGTGAGCGACTGCCACTCGTCCCCCAGCAGCACCTCCAGCAGGTCCAGCCCGTGGGGCGCCAGGTCGATCATCGCGCCGCCGCCCGCCTGCTCCGGGTCGATGCGCCAGTTGTCCGGGGTCCAGTCTGCGGGCAGCCAGCAGGCGTAGTGGATGCGCGCCTGGGTGACGGTGCCCAGCACGCCCTCCTTCACCAGGGTGCGCAGCTTGCGGTGCGCCGCGTGGTGGCGCTGGTCGAACGCGGTGGCGTAGTGCACGCCCGCGCGCTGGCACGCGGACACCATGCGCAGCCCGTCCTGCGGCGTGACGGCCATGGGCTTCTCACACAGGACGTGCTTGCCCGCCGCCGCGCACGCCTCCGTCATCGCCGCGTGCAGGTGGTTGGGCGTGGCGATGTAGACCGCGTCCACGGCCTTGTCCTCCAGCACGGAGGCCAGCGCGGTGTACCGGGCGGCGTCGTCCGCCTGGACGCGCATCAGCGCCTCCGCGTTCGCGTCACACAGCGCGGTGAGCCTGGCGTTGCGCGCGCCCTGGAGCGCGGGGATGACGTAGTCCCGCGCCACCCAGCCACACCCCACCACGGCCCAGCCCAGCTTTCGGGC
This genomic interval carries:
- a CDS encoding Gfo/Idh/MocA family protein gives rise to the protein MFDAKPNARKLGWAVVGCGWVARDYVIPALQGARNARLTALCDANAEALMRVQADDAARYTALASVLEDKAVDAVYIATPNHLHAAMTEACAAAGKHVLCEKPMAVTPQDGLRMVSACQRAGVHYATAFDQRHHAAHRKLRTLVKEGVLGTVTQARIHYACWLPADWTPDNWRIDPEQAGGGAMIDLAPHGLDLLEVLLGDEWQSLTAMTQRRVHDYAVDDGAVLMGQFKSGALGLLQVAYNCPDAYPRRTLELIGTKARALAYKTMGQTPGGSLSLTDAKTGEETWLHLSPEEDRSPFLHQVETFSACVLEGRPQPFAPERDVRLVGLLSQATRFGRAFPPCH